The genomic DNA TCTCTTTCTTCTTCTTGTGTGTTCTGAGTAATGTGCTTGTCTATACATAACGTAACAAACTTCAAGTGTTCCACCAACTGTGGCAGTACTTCATTTACTGATTTAGCACATTCTTCAGCCTTTGTAGCATCATACACAACATTGTCTTGTTTACTTAGAAAAgtaactctttttatttttgaaatcaaaacaCTGCTCAGGTtactattaatacattttaataaaaatgtgactGTATTTACTGTTAACTCAGTTTCTGATACTTTATCTTCTGTCATATCCATTTTCAACAAATGAAGTAAGTTAATACTAAGCTGTCTAAGAGGCAAGTTGTGAGATATTTCAAGGCTAGATTtaacagaaatattattttgtgttgtttggGTCCTGGCAGTCTCAGGCAACACAGAATCATTTTGTCCAGGTTTTTTTGTGACTTTTTGCTTAACACTTGGCACTTTAATGGGCTTTCTTTCAATTGTCTCTCCTGTATATTTATTGACATTAAATGTACAAACTGGTGGTTTGTAAGAAATCTTGCTTTTGATAAGAATTTCAGTAACAATCTTTTCTAACTCTTCCACCTGAAGGAGTCTTTTTAGAATCTTTGTTTTAAGGTCCTCATCATCCTGGGAAGCAAATGCATTAAGTAATTCTCTGAACCAATTAATACAGTGAACTAGACAGTCTAAGATATTAGTAATTGCTGTCAAATCCATATCTTCAACCATGATATTAAACTTGGGCATAACAACTGGACACCCTAATAGTGCATCAATGCTAGAGAGATTCCCTTCATGCTGCTTATAATGTAGTATCTGAACAAGCTGAAAGAGTGGTGACAAAATGCCGACATAGACTTCAGAGTTCGATAAAGTCAATCCTGCTATATTCATGGCTATAACTTCATCCATTTCACTTTCAGCATTAAGGCAATATTCCATGCAAAGCTTCAAATCCCCAATAGTATCAACTTCAATAgaatcaacaataaaattttgttgGAGGTCATTTGTGACGGCATCTGTGAGCCAGGACAAGAAGTTTTTGTTAATATGTGATGCTGAAGATATAACAGTAGATAATTCATCATAAAAGAAAGCAATCATATCAGGAAATTGTCTGGTGCTTCTGCTAATGAGTTCAATAATTTGTGCTGCTTCACGAAGATCTCCTTCTGATAAATGTGTCACTGATCCATAACTTACATCATCAGGAACTTCTCTTGTCTCTTCATCATCTTCTGTATTTGCAACCATCAGGTATTTTACTGCATGGATACCAGCAAGTATACCTTGAACTTTTATTCTTGGATTGGATGAGCCCAGCTCTTTTCTTATAATCATGTGGATATCATCTCTAATAACAGAGTTTTCATAGCTGTAAGCGAGTCCACACAGTAAGTTCATAACTGCTCTTACTTCAACTAAAGGCATATCATCCATTCTGTCCAATAAAGTCAGCATTTGGACACTCTGGGGTTTCAAAAGAGATCTGTCTTTTGCAGCAACCTTATTGAATACAAGCAAAATGCTCATGACACATTGTTTAGAGTCCAATCCCAGTTGCAACAGTTCAGCTACAATTGTTTGACAGCAATCCTCCAACTCAGCAAACATGAGAGAATACATGTGTGATGCAAAGGATACAACAGTGGAATCACCTTTGGTTTTTAAAAGAGAGTTACATAGATCTATTAAATGTCTCAAATGCACTTTTAGTATtggtttaaacattttaaaagcctCATCCAGTAACTCTTCTTTTAAAATATCcagtttaatttgtttctttattaaattttctactAATCTTTGTTTTTCCTCTGATGTTGAATATGCAATGAGaagtattataaaatcaataggTTTATGGTCTGTGCTCACTTTACATAGAGATATAGATTTTAACCATGAGTTTGAAATTACTTTGGATGCCACCATAGAGTTTCTTATGGCTGTAGCTGTGAGCACTTGACTTGTGGCTACTTCCTGTGCCTGGGCAGCTGTTGTAGGCCAACCTAAGGCATTTCTGAGTCCCTGTACTGCTTCTAAATATGAATTATCACTCATCCTTCCTGAAATGAGCAGGAATTTGACAAAGTTTGAGAAATAATTGCATTTGGAAAGACTCATCAGAAGGTTCAGTGTTTTCTTCTGTAACTGTTCATATTGATCATCAGATAAGCAAAGGTAAGATAGACAATCTAATATAGCAGGAATCAAGTCATGGTCTTCACTTAATATTCTGCTCATTTCAGCTGCTATGTTGTCATGTTCCTGGTCACCAATAATATCCGGTATTGCAGttattatttctagttttaccATTTTCTCTGATGCTACATCTAATAAGTTTATGAGATGCGTGGATATTTTGTCAGTATTTACTATACTGTCTAGggatgaaaaacattttaatatcatttgtaTCCATGGTCCACACTTCGAGTCCGCTGCTAAATCAATAGCTTTTTCAAATATGTAGtcagttaatttattttgaagagCTGGCACACTTAACAGTATTTTAATGACGCTATCGCTAACCGGAAATTCCTCAGAGCCATCTTCGGACATTCttacaatatttggaaataaataatgtttgaaaaCTTCCAAAACATTGCATTCCTTCTCTaagttagaaaataaatcaGACAAATTTCGTGGATagtcaaaatgtttttcaaGATTCTTCTTTATACTTCGAACAACATggattatttcattttcagctACGCATTTCTCTGGAGGATGTTTCAAAATCAGTCCACTCTCTTTTAACGAAACATGTAAATATGAAGTGCTAATGTCCAACAACTTTGATTTCTTATTCTGGCTCGTCGTGATACTCCGCTGTGACGAAGTCCTTTTGTTTGTCATCTCTATTCTCCGATTTTGCTATAGGTTAGGTTTCCCTTCTATACAttcaaaataagaaacaaaGTTTAACAACTCCAAACAACTCGCACACAACAAGTTTGAACTTGACAGTTGACGGGTTGAATCACTTGAATCTgtcatttattagtttttattaatttcaatctGGCAACTTCCCGACCGCTAAAAAATCTCCAGGAGGTTTCTGTAAAAAGGCGCGTCTGGTGGGAATATCCTGGAGATTTCGTGGATCGGGataaattgcttgttttttttattataaagaatacTAATTGTCTTTCGTCAGTTCATTGGACCTGTCGCTACAGTGCTGCCATCTCACGTTGACAGATTTAGAAAATCCTCATTCTAACCAAATATaaccttaaacaaaaatacaggtattctattctattttacgggacataaatattataaataaactgtaaacatgaatttaaatatatctggACTGGCAAAATACGTTTGGCAATCA from Trichoplusia ni isolate ovarian cell line Hi5 chromosome 4, tn1, whole genome shotgun sequence includes the following:
- the LOC113492902 gene encoding Fanconi anemia group D2 protein; this encodes MTNKRTSSQRSITTSQNKKSKLLDISTSYLHVSLKESGLILKHPPEKCVAENEIIHVVRSIKKNLEKHFDYPRNLSDLFSNLEKECNVLEVFKHYLFPNIVRMSEDGSEEFPVSDSVIKILLSVPALQNKLTDYIFEKAIDLAADSKCGPWIQMILKCFSSLDSIVNTDKISTHLINLLDVASEKMVKLEIITAIPDIIGDQEHDNIAAEMSRILSEDHDLIPAILDCLSYLCLSDDQYEQLQKKTLNLLMSLSKCNYFSNFVKFLLISGRMSDNSYLEAVQGLRNALGWPTTAAQAQEVATSQVLTATAIRNSMVASKVISNSWLKSISLCKVSTDHKPIDFIILLIAYSTSEEKQRLVENLIKKQIKLDILKEELLDEAFKMFKPILKVHLRHLIDLCNSLLKTKGDSTVVSFASHMYSLMFAELEDCCQTIVAELLQLGLDSKQCVMSILLVFNKVAAKDRSLLKPQSVQMLTLLDRMDDMPLVEVRAVMNLLCGLAYSYENSVIRDDIHMIIRKELGSSNPRIKVQGILAGIHAVKYLMVANTEDDEETREVPDDVSYGSVTHLSEGDLREAAQIIELISRSTRQFPDMIAFFYDELSTVISSASHINKNFLSWLTDAVTNDLQQNFIVDSIEVDTIGDLKLCMEYCLNAESEMDEVIAMNIAGLTLSNSEVYVGILSPLFQLVQILHYKQHEGNLSSIDALLGCPVVMPKFNIMVEDMDLTAITNILDCLVHCINWFRELLNAFASQDDEDLKTKILKRLLQVEELEKIVTEILIKSKISYKPPVCTFNVNKYTGETIERKPIKVPSVKQKVTKKPGQNDSVLPETARTQTTQNNISVKSSLEISHNLPLRQLSINLLHLLKMDMTEDKVSETELTVNTVTFLLKCINSNLSSVLISKIKRVTFLSKQDNVVYDATKAEECAKSVNEVLPQLVEHLKFVTLCIDKHITQNTQEEEREILYTPELLSYLSCLEYIYNLFSTYFKWMGFRNQQHTGLLKTSLRSISNPSTATVSMKDLLVATAQYLQQHEKYCLLLSTAVSLVEFVKSIRNFSDNRVIFNILKSLARKFLSQQWKTPEGTLEKGLFFNQSVDQLASIYFINSEVLALKNLTLLLTQDIKLLTTNKNTLSTLKCINKSNFPILYRNLGTALYEATRTRLDKGLTNSEHLDLWKDVAGIMKSMSDIAKTLETRHTLSAFFKKSMPILKLFLSQGIPILEIQFKSETVEVLEVLKVLQQSTRFLQTLCCHSRLKKDTALMSKVPHMRQLLETLIYKVKAALAANNCSEAFWMGNLKNKDIHGEVIASQQSIESEESVEDCDEQLPDDDSDGTDDEMLNPDSRSVSDIV